A region from the Prochlorococcus sp. MIT 0603 genome encodes:
- the eno gene encoding phosphopyruvate hydratase: MIDSLDLVIDTIFAREVLDSRGNPTVEAEVLLEGGAKGRAIVPSGASTGAYEAHELRDGGDRYMGKGVRKVVENIEERIAPSLCGLPASDQVTIDNIMKELDGTENKSNLGANAILAVSIAAARSASNALGMPLYRYLGNPMSSLLPVPLMNVINGGAHAANNLDFQEFMLVPHGANNFREALRMGAEVFHSLKNLLSEKGLSTAVGDEGGFAPNLTSNKAAGDLLIQAIDTAGFLPGEQISLALDVASTEFFQDGSYCFGTHKLSSRQMIDELKSLVNSYPIISIEDGLAEDDWEGWQLLTKELGKNVQLVGDDLFVTNSRRLQKGIDQNIANSILIKVNQIGSLTETLEAIELATRSGYTSVISHRSGETEDTTIADLAVGTRAGQIKTGSLSRSERIAKYNQLLRIEDELGAQAVYAGAIGLGPRGSFS; encoded by the coding sequence GTGATTGATTCTTTGGATTTAGTGATTGATACCATCTTTGCAAGAGAAGTACTTGATTCGAGGGGTAACCCCACAGTTGAGGCTGAAGTTTTACTTGAGGGGGGCGCTAAAGGTAGAGCGATTGTTCCAAGTGGAGCGAGTACAGGTGCTTATGAAGCTCATGAATTACGAGATGGTGGTGATCGATATATGGGGAAGGGTGTAAGGAAAGTTGTTGAAAACATTGAGGAACGTATAGCTCCATCTCTTTGTGGTTTGCCTGCTTCTGATCAAGTAACTATCGATAACATAATGAAAGAACTGGATGGCACTGAAAATAAATCCAATCTTGGAGCAAATGCCATCCTGGCCGTAAGTATTGCAGCCGCTAGATCTGCTTCTAATGCGTTGGGAATGCCGCTTTATCGCTATTTGGGGAACCCAATGTCTTCCTTATTGCCAGTTCCATTAATGAATGTGATTAATGGCGGTGCACATGCTGCAAATAATCTTGATTTTCAGGAGTTTATGTTGGTCCCTCATGGGGCTAATAATTTTCGGGAAGCTCTGCGTATGGGCGCAGAAGTTTTTCATTCATTGAAAAACTTACTTTCAGAAAAGGGTTTATCTACTGCTGTGGGAGATGAAGGTGGATTTGCTCCTAATCTCACAAGCAATAAAGCAGCTGGGGATTTGCTTATTCAAGCAATAGATACAGCTGGTTTTCTGCCAGGCGAACAAATTTCATTGGCTTTAGATGTAGCAAGTACTGAATTTTTTCAAGATGGATCTTATTGCTTTGGAACTCATAAGCTTTCTAGTCGGCAAATGATAGATGAATTGAAATCATTAGTGAATTCTTACCCAATTATCTCAATAGAAGATGGTTTAGCTGAAGATGATTGGGAAGGTTGGCAATTGTTAACTAAGGAATTAGGAAAAAATGTACAGTTAGTTGGTGATGATTTGTTTGTAACTAATTCAAGGCGATTACAAAAAGGAATTGATCAGAATATAGCCAACTCTATTTTGATTAAAGTGAATCAAATTGGTTCTTTGACAGAAACTCTAGAAGCCATAGAACTCGCAACAAGGTCAGGCTATACAAGTGTTATTAGTCATAGGAGCGGAGAAACTGAAGATACTACAATTGCTGATCTTGCAGTTGGAACAAGGGCTGGACAAATAAAAACAGGCTCTTTAAGCAGGAGTGAAAGGATAGCTAAATATAATCAATTACTTCGCATTGAAGATGAATTGGGTGCACAAGCTGTTTATGCAGGTGCTATAGGATTAGGCCCTAGAGGCTCATTTTCTTAA
- a CDS encoding ribonuclease H family protein, whose protein sequence is MINRHGRAIAAATDGACSGNPGPGGWGALIHFEDGCIEELGGFEPKTTNNRMELKAGLEVLKKLRDLERHPNLKIKTDSKYLIDGFENWMTGWKKKGWKKSNGKQVLNEDLWKELDNSRLLDVSFQYVKGHNGDPDNERVDYIAVCFSKKIAIKLQCDYDKQQNGK, encoded by the coding sequence ATGATTAATAGACATGGGCGGGCAATAGCAGCAGCAACTGATGGTGCTTGTAGTGGCAATCCTGGTCCAGGAGGATGGGGGGCACTAATCCATTTTGAAGATGGTTGCATTGAAGAATTAGGTGGCTTTGAACCTAAAACAACGAATAATCGTATGGAACTCAAAGCTGGGCTAGAAGTATTAAAAAAACTAAGGGATCTAGAGAGGCATCCAAATCTTAAAATTAAAACAGATAGCAAATATTTAATTGATGGATTTGAAAATTGGATGACAGGATGGAAGAAAAAAGGATGGAAAAAATCTAATGGGAAACAAGTACTAAATGAAGATCTATGGAAAGAGTTAGATAACTCTCGCCTATTAGATGTATCTTTTCAATATGTCAAAGGACATAATGGTGATCCAGACAATGAAAGAGTCGATTATATCGCTGTGTGCTTTTCAAAAAAAATTGCGATAAAACTTCAATGTGATTATGACAAGCAACAAAATGGAAAATAA
- the gloA gene encoding lactoylglutathione lyase yields MQILHTMLRVGDLEKSIRFYTKTLGMKLLRQKDYPNGRFTLAFLGYGAESNSTVLELTHNWDTSSYQLGNGFGHIALGVENIYETCTFIEKNGGTVIRQPGPMKHGKTIIAFIEDPDGYKIELINISSRDLQN; encoded by the coding sequence ATGCAAATACTTCATACCATGCTTCGTGTCGGGGATCTGGAAAAATCCATTCGGTTTTACACCAAAACATTAGGCATGAAGCTTTTAAGACAAAAAGATTACCCCAATGGACGATTTACTCTGGCATTTCTTGGCTATGGCGCTGAAAGCAATTCAACCGTGCTTGAGCTTACTCACAATTGGGATACTTCGAGTTATCAATTAGGTAATGGTTTTGGTCATATCGCTTTAGGTGTTGAAAATATTTATGAAACTTGCACATTTATTGAAAAGAATGGTGGGACAGTTATTCGTCAACCTGGTCCCATGAAACATGGGAAAACAATTATTGCTTTCATCGAAGACCCAGATGGCTACAAAATTGAATTAATTAATATCTCCTCAAGGGATCTCCAAAACTGA
- the secE gene encoding preprotein translocase subunit SecE, whose translation MTSSTPQETPNPITPEGENKPTPKKGFLGSTIDELKLVVWPSRQQLFSESIAVILMVTLSAALIASVSRFFGWGASLIFR comes from the coding sequence GTGACCAGTTCAACTCCTCAAGAGACACCAAATCCAATCACACCTGAAGGCGAGAATAAACCGACTCCCAAAAAAGGTTTTCTTGGCTCTACTATTGATGAATTAAAGCTAGTTGTATGGCCAAGCCGTCAACAACTATTTAGCGAATCAATCGCAGTCATCCTTATGGTTACTCTATCTGCAGCATTAATAGCTTCTGTCAGTCGTTTTTTCGGCTGGGGAGCATCACTCATCTTCCGTTGA
- the nusG gene encoding transcription termination/antitermination protein NusG has translation MDPIIPSSGEEPNLSGNTSIARWYAIQVASSCEKKVKATLEQRAVTLGVSTRILEIEIPQTPAVKLKKDGSRQSTEEKVFPGYVLVRMILDEDTMMAVRSTPNVINFVGAEDRRATGRGRGHIKPRPLSRQEVNRIFKRAAEKKTVVKLDLAEGDQIIVTSGPFKDFQGEVIEVSGERNKLKALLSIFGRETPVELEFSQISKQN, from the coding sequence ATGGATCCTATTATTCCTTCATCAGGAGAGGAGCCAAATTTATCTGGTAATACATCTATTGCTCGTTGGTATGCAATTCAAGTTGCATCAAGTTGTGAAAAGAAAGTAAAAGCTACCCTTGAGCAAAGAGCAGTAACACTAGGTGTTAGTACTAGAATCCTAGAAATCGAAATACCTCAAACACCTGCTGTAAAACTAAAAAAAGATGGGAGTCGACAATCTACTGAAGAGAAAGTCTTCCCTGGTTATGTCCTAGTTCGCATGATTTTGGATGAAGACACAATGATGGCAGTTCGAAGTACTCCTAACGTTATTAATTTTGTTGGAGCTGAAGACCGACGAGCAACTGGAAGAGGTAGAGGTCATATCAAGCCAAGGCCACTTAGTCGCCAAGAAGTCAATAGGATTTTCAAACGAGCAGCTGAGAAGAAAACTGTGGTTAAGCTCGATTTGGCTGAAGGAGATCAAATCATTGTAACTTCAGGGCCTTTCAAAGATTTCCAGGGAGAAGTTATAGAAGTTTCAGGTGAGCGAAACAAATTGAAGGCGCTTCTTTCAATCTTTGGAAGAGAAACTCCTGTAGAACTAGAATTCTCTCAGATCAGTAAACAGAACTAA
- the rplA gene encoding 50S ribosomal protein L1 encodes MTKISKRMASLTSKVEAKSYLPIEAIKLVKETANAKFDETIEAHARLGIDPKYTDQQLRTTVALPKGTGQKIRIAVIAKGEKVSEATASGADLAGEEDLIDSINKGEMNFDLLIATPDMMPKVAKLGRVLGPRGLMPNPKAGTVTTDLDGAIKEFKAGKLEFRADRAGIVHVRFGKASFSAEDLLENLKVLHETIDRNKPSGSKGRYWKSLYISSTMGPSIEIDITALQDSKEE; translated from the coding sequence ATGACAAAAATCTCAAAAAGAATGGCTAGCCTTACCTCAAAGGTTGAGGCAAAGTCTTATTTACCTATCGAAGCAATCAAATTAGTAAAGGAAACTGCAAACGCTAAATTTGATGAGACGATAGAAGCTCATGCTCGATTAGGTATAGATCCAAAATATACTGACCAACAACTCAGGACAACAGTTGCATTACCAAAGGGTACTGGGCAAAAAATACGAATTGCCGTTATAGCAAAAGGCGAAAAAGTAAGTGAAGCAACCGCTTCAGGTGCAGACTTGGCTGGTGAAGAAGATCTTATTGATTCAATTAATAAAGGAGAAATGAACTTCGATCTCCTTATAGCAACTCCTGACATGATGCCTAAAGTAGCGAAGTTAGGACGAGTGCTTGGACCTAGAGGTTTAATGCCAAACCCTAAAGCAGGAACAGTTACTACAGACTTAGATGGTGCAATTAAAGAGTTTAAAGCTGGAAAACTTGAATTCAGAGCTGATCGAGCAGGAATTGTTCATGTACGTTTTGGTAAAGCAAGCTTTTCTGCAGAAGATCTTTTAGAAAACCTAAAAGTCTTGCACGAAACAATCGATCGCAATAAACCCAGTGGATCCAAAGGTCGTTACTGGAAAAGTCTTTATATCTCTTCAACCATGGGTCCTTCCATAGAAATTGATATTACTGCTTTACAAGACAGCAAAGAAGAATAA
- the rplJ gene encoding 50S ribosomal protein L10, which yields MGRTLESKKQIVEEIKGLLDEAEMALVLDYKGLSIKEMSDLRARLEASSGICKVTKNTLMRKAINGNSSWSGLESLLTGTNAFVLVKGDVGSALKAVQTFQKETKKSETKGGLFEGKLLTQDEINAIAALPSKEVLMAQIAGALNSITAKIAVGINEVPSGLVRSLNQHAENSES from the coding sequence ATGGGCCGCACGCTGGAGAGCAAAAAACAAATTGTCGAAGAGATTAAAGGCCTCCTCGATGAAGCTGAAATGGCTTTAGTTCTTGATTACAAGGGCTTATCCATTAAAGAAATGTCCGATCTGCGTGCTCGTTTAGAAGCAAGCAGTGGCATTTGCAAAGTGACTAAAAACACTTTGATGCGTAAAGCTATTAATGGAAATTCGTCTTGGTCAGGCCTTGAATCACTCTTAACTGGGACAAATGCATTCGTTCTTGTAAAAGGCGATGTGGGTAGTGCCCTAAAAGCCGTACAAACATTCCAAAAAGAAACTAAAAAGTCCGAGACGAAAGGAGGCCTTTTTGAAGGCAAACTTCTAACTCAGGATGAAATCAATGCAATTGCTGCTCTACCTTCAAAAGAAGTACTTATGGCACAAATTGCAGGGGCATTAAATTCCATCACAGCCAAGATTGCTGTTGGTATTAATGAAGTTCCTTCTGGTCTTGTTAGATCGCTTAATCAACATGCTGAGAATAGCGAAAGCTAA
- a CDS encoding NAD(P)/FAD-dependent oxidoreductase produces the protein METIETDVVIVGGGPAGCSCALYTSRADLKTVILDKNPSVGALAITHQIANYPGVPTDISGESLLELMRDQAIQYGTDYRRAQVFGVDINGSWKTVYTPEGTFKGRALVVASGAMGRPASFKGEAEFLGRGVSYCATCDGAFYKDREAAVVGMNKEAIEEAQFLTKFASTVHWITSNDPKEDDLHAKALLQHSKVKHWSKTRLMKIEGSEAGVTSIILKKRSDEETQSLPVDGVFVYMSGSKPITDFLADQLALKEDGGVVVDDFMATTSEGVWAIGDIRNTPFKQAVVAASDGCIAAMAIDRYLNSRKSIRVDWVHS, from the coding sequence TTGGAAACAATTGAAACTGATGTAGTAATAGTCGGAGGAGGTCCTGCTGGATGTAGTTGTGCTCTTTATACTTCAAGGGCTGATTTGAAAACGGTCATTCTGGATAAAAACCCTTCTGTAGGAGCACTTGCAATTACTCATCAAATTGCTAATTACCCTGGGGTTCCAACTGATATAAGTGGGGAGAGCTTGCTGGAATTAATGCGCGACCAGGCAATACAATATGGAACTGACTATCGCCGAGCCCAGGTCTTTGGAGTAGATATTAATGGATCATGGAAAACTGTTTATACACCTGAAGGCACTTTCAAGGGCCGGGCTCTAGTCGTTGCTAGTGGTGCTATGGGAAGACCTGCTTCTTTTAAAGGAGAGGCAGAGTTCTTGGGGAGAGGAGTTAGTTATTGCGCTACTTGTGATGGAGCTTTTTATAAAGACAGAGAGGCGGCTGTTGTTGGTATGAATAAGGAAGCTATTGAGGAAGCACAGTTCCTTACAAAGTTCGCCTCAACCGTTCATTGGATTACATCCAATGACCCGAAAGAAGATGATTTGCATGCAAAAGCTCTATTGCAACATTCCAAAGTTAAGCATTGGAGTAAAACAAGGTTGATGAAAATTGAAGGTAGCGAGGCAGGCGTTACTTCAATTATTTTAAAAAAGCGTTCTGATGAAGAAACTCAATCATTACCCGTTGACGGCGTATTTGTTTATATGAGTGGCTCAAAGCCTATTACTGATTTTCTAGCAGATCAACTTGCATTAAAAGAGGATGGAGGTGTGGTAGTGGATGATTTCATGGCAACTACATCTGAAGGAGTCTGGGCTATAGGAGATATTAGAAATACACCTTTTAAGCAAGCTGTTGTAGCTGCTTCTGATGGATGTATTGCTGCTATGGCAATAGATAGATATTTGAATAGTCGGAAGTCAATACGAGTAGACTGGGTCCATTCATAA
- the rplK gene encoding 50S ribosomal protein L11 gives MAKKIVAVIKLALQAGKANPAPPVGPALGQHGVNIMAFCKEYNARTQEKAGFVIPVEISVFEDRSFTFITKTPPASVLITKAAGISKGSGDSAKGQVGSINRAQLEEIAKTKLPDLNCNSIESAMKVIEGTARNMGVSINK, from the coding sequence ATGGCAAAGAAAATTGTTGCTGTTATCAAGTTAGCCCTTCAGGCTGGCAAAGCTAATCCAGCGCCACCAGTTGGACCTGCTCTAGGACAACATGGTGTAAATATCATGGCTTTTTGCAAAGAATACAATGCAAGAACACAAGAAAAAGCAGGGTTTGTTATACCTGTAGAAATTTCTGTATTTGAAGATAGAAGTTTCACCTTCATAACTAAAACCCCTCCAGCCTCAGTTTTAATTACAAAAGCTGCAGGTATTTCAAAAGGTTCTGGAGACTCAGCCAAGGGTCAAGTAGGTAGTATTAACCGTGCTCAACTTGAAGAAATCGCTAAAACAAAATTGCCTGATCTCAATTGCAATAGCATTGAATCAGCAATGAAAGTAATTGAAGGGACTGCTCGAAATATGGGCGTTTCCATAAATAAGTAA
- the rplL gene encoding 50S ribosomal protein L7/L12, which translates to MSSKTDEILESLKTLSLLEASELVKQIEEAFGVSAAPSAGVVMAAPGAGGGGGEAAAEEKTEFDVVLESFDASAKIKVLKEVRNATGLGLGDAKAMVEAAPKTIKEGASKDEAEALKKAIEEVGGKVSLK; encoded by the coding sequence ATGTCTTCAAAAACAGACGAGATTCTTGAGTCACTCAAAACTCTTTCCTTGCTAGAAGCCTCTGAGCTTGTTAAACAAATAGAAGAGGCCTTTGGGGTTTCAGCAGCACCATCTGCTGGTGTCGTAATGGCAGCACCAGGTGCTGGCGGTGGTGGTGGCGAAGCTGCTGCTGAAGAAAAAACCGAATTTGATGTTGTACTCGAAAGCTTCGATGCTTCTGCTAAAATCAAGGTATTAAAAGAAGTTCGTAATGCTACTGGTTTAGGCCTTGGAGATGCAAAAGCAATGGTCGAAGCAGCTCCGAAAACCATCAAGGAAGGAGCTTCTAAAGATGAAGCTGAGGCCCTCAAAAAAGCCATAGAGGAAGTTGGAGGTAAAGTAAGCCTGAAGTAA
- a CDS encoding ATP-dependent Clp protease ATP-binding subunit, whose amino-acid sequence MQQSLTSNPDHFSEDAWNLLLASEIEARRWRHEYLDIEHILQILFSEEKYRNIIQAIPINDSDLLDKLEGFLAGIETTDSDQLFIGEDLEILLDTANSFRKRWGSNYIEISHLLIALGRDNRIGNELFKEFGLTSEILEGELRRLPKLTKDNIINKSNYKTVNSTNKDGLSNNDKSNFIEPKINNSEKALIIEKEPNALEIYGKDLTLAANSGDFDPVIGRDDELHLTMKVLSRRSKNNPVLIGSPGVGKTAMAQLLAQKIIKGEVPDSMKGLKLISLDIGALIAGTKFRGQFEERLRAVLKEASNTNTGVVLFIDEIHTILSNERSTTDAGNLLKPVLANGEIRCIGTTTPENYRQTIEKDQALNRRFQKVNIKEPSIDLSIEILRGVKERYENHHKVKISDEALITANCLADRYISDRCLPDKAIDLIDEAAAQIRMELTSKPKAIEEAESNLEKIQIDLGENNPVKSEDKTEEIRSQKYFLERKLSELIEEWNHQKEIIDELNDLSKEEKDINFLITEAEENGDLEEAAKLQFNDLHFLQRKFIDIEKTLKELKIQGKALIKNEVESDDIADIVARWTGIPVNKVLADERQKLLELENDLSEKVIGQTQAVKAVAAAIKRARAGMKDSRRPIGSFLFLGPTGVGKTELAKTLAASLFDESEALVRLDMSEFMERNAVARLIGAPPGYVGYEQGGQLTEAIRRRPYSVLLLDEVEKAHPEVFNILLQVLDDGRLTDSQGRTIDFRHTVLVMTSNLASREILKNAKLFQTNDFDKKELEAKLTDSIDIELGKNFRPEFLNRIDEVIRFQPLSKNDLKQIIQLQLADLSKLLAEQGLELRIDTTTIETLALEAYEPEYGARPLRRIIRRRIENPLATKILENEFLGTKAIRVRASKESPKSLEFSPEQ is encoded by the coding sequence ATGCAACAAAGTCTTACATCAAATCCTGATCATTTTAGTGAAGACGCATGGAATCTATTACTTGCAAGTGAAATAGAAGCTCGTCGATGGAGACATGAGTATTTAGATATAGAACACATTCTTCAAATACTTTTTAGTGAAGAAAAGTACAGAAATATTATTCAAGCAATACCTATCAATGACTCTGATCTCCTAGATAAACTGGAAGGGTTTCTTGCAGGAATAGAAACAACAGATTCAGATCAATTGTTTATAGGTGAGGATCTTGAAATACTACTAGATACTGCAAATAGTTTCCGTAAAAGATGGGGGTCAAATTATATAGAAATATCCCACTTACTTATTGCACTAGGTAGAGACAATAGAATTGGTAATGAACTTTTCAAAGAGTTTGGATTAACAAGCGAAATATTAGAGGGAGAACTAAGGCGGTTACCTAAATTAACCAAAGACAATATAATTAATAAATCTAACTATAAAACTGTAAATTCTACTAATAAAGATGGATTATCAAATAATGATAAAAGTAACTTTATTGAACCTAAGATAAATAATTCTGAAAAGGCTTTAATTATTGAAAAAGAACCTAATGCCTTAGAAATCTATGGTAAAGATCTTACCTTGGCAGCCAATTCTGGTGACTTCGATCCTGTCATTGGGAGGGATGATGAATTACATCTAACAATGAAAGTATTATCTCGAAGAAGTAAAAATAATCCTGTGCTCATTGGATCTCCTGGAGTTGGGAAAACAGCAATGGCTCAGTTATTAGCACAAAAAATAATTAAAGGAGAAGTTCCAGATTCAATGAAGGGTTTAAAGCTAATTTCACTTGATATAGGAGCTTTAATAGCAGGAACGAAATTTAGAGGGCAATTTGAAGAAAGATTAAGGGCTGTATTAAAAGAAGCAAGTAATACTAATACAGGTGTTGTTTTATTTATCGATGAAATACATACAATTCTTAGCAACGAGAGATCAACTACAGATGCAGGAAACTTATTAAAACCTGTTCTTGCTAATGGAGAGATTAGATGCATTGGTACAACTACACCAGAGAACTATCGTCAAACCATTGAGAAGGATCAAGCTCTTAACAGAAGATTCCAAAAGGTTAATATTAAAGAGCCTTCTATAGACTTAAGCATTGAAATTTTAAGAGGTGTTAAAGAGCGATATGAAAATCACCACAAAGTAAAAATTTCCGATGAGGCTTTAATAACAGCAAATTGTTTAGCTGATAGATATATCAGTGATCGCTGTTTGCCAGATAAAGCAATCGATCTTATTGATGAAGCTGCTGCTCAAATAAGAATGGAACTAACATCTAAACCTAAAGCAATTGAAGAAGCTGAATCAAATCTTGAAAAAATTCAAATAGACTTGGGTGAAAATAATCCTGTAAAGTCTGAAGATAAAACTGAAGAAATTAGATCTCAAAAGTACTTTCTAGAGAGAAAGCTAAGTGAACTAATTGAGGAATGGAATCATCAAAAAGAAATTATAGATGAATTAAATGATCTCTCTAAAGAAGAAAAAGATATTAATTTTTTAATTACTGAGGCTGAGGAAAATGGTGATTTAGAAGAAGCTGCAAAACTTCAATTCAATGATCTTCATTTCTTACAAAGAAAGTTTATTGATATCGAGAAAACTTTAAAAGAGTTAAAAATTCAGGGAAAAGCACTTATAAAAAATGAAGTCGAGTCCGACGATATTGCAGATATAGTGGCTCGTTGGACAGGGATACCAGTCAATAAAGTCCTTGCTGATGAAAGGCAAAAGTTATTAGAACTAGAAAATGATTTATCAGAAAAAGTCATTGGTCAAACACAAGCTGTTAAAGCAGTTGCTGCAGCAATAAAAAGAGCACGTGCTGGCATGAAGGATAGTCGAAGACCTATTGGATCTTTTCTTTTTCTAGGACCAACAGGAGTAGGTAAAACAGAACTTGCCAAAACTCTTGCCGCTTCTTTGTTTGATGAGTCAGAAGCACTAGTAAGACTAGACATGAGTGAATTCATGGAGCGCAATGCAGTAGCACGATTAATTGGCGCTCCTCCTGGATATGTGGGATATGAACAGGGGGGGCAACTGACAGAAGCAATTAGAAGACGCCCTTATTCAGTTCTTTTATTAGATGAAGTAGAAAAAGCTCACCCAGAAGTATTCAATATCCTTTTACAAGTGTTAGATGATGGCCGTTTAACAGACTCTCAAGGTAGAACAATTGATTTCAGGCATACAGTACTAGTCATGACAAGTAATCTAGCAAGCAGAGAAATTTTAAAAAATGCAAAATTATTTCAAACTAATGATTTTGATAAGAAAGAATTAGAAGCAAAACTCACAGATAGTATTGATATTGAGCTTGGTAAGAATTTTCGACCTGAATTTTTAAATCGAATTGATGAAGTGATCCGTTTCCAGCCACTTTCAAAAAATGATCTCAAACAAATAATCCAGCTTCAATTAGCCGATCTCTCAAAATTATTAGCCGAACAAGGTTTAGAACTTCGTATAGACACTACTACAATTGAAACTCTTGCTCTTGAAGCATATGAACCTGAATATGGTGCAAGACCACTAAGACGAATCATCAGACGTCGCATAGAGAACCCTCTAGCAACAAAAATATTAGAGAACGAGTTCCTTGGGACTAAAGCAATACGCGTTAGAGCTTCTAAGGAAAGCCCAAAATCATTAGAATTTTCTCCTGAACAATAA
- a CDS encoding ABC1 kinase family protein, which yields MIIQGLLLKFSRRYFRAITIWISVFTLLFYLWLDSQRWSYINGFSSKNEQGRQKVRAKWLTRKLINLGSAFIKLGQLISARPDVLPRNWIIELADLQDRVPPFGFEKTQEIIEKELGDRCKEIIDIDKKPLAAASIAQVHKACLSSGRKVIFKVQRPGLEGLFKLDLEIMQQVAGFLQKNKSFSKGRDWVAMAKECKKVLLKELDFKIEAQYAARFRQQFLDEPKIKVPGVVWELSTKKVLCLDYLPGIKINDQSELRNNNIDPSKIAELGASSYLKQLIQFGFFHADPHPGNLAVASDGSLIFYDFGMMGMLSTRLTNRIGSMVRAAALQDAPQLVKELQDAGLLAKGIDLGPVRRLIRIMLKERLTPPFDSKTIEKLSVDLYELVYGQPFRLPVELIFVMRALSTFEGVGRSLDPSFNLIAITKPYLIPLMTSNNSNSNDLINEIGRQFGEIGSKAVGLPKRLDENLERLEQGDLQLQIRLGESDRQLRRMIIAQQSMGQSILLGCLGISAALLGSNGKNIFALFPIAIALPITLKWLRLQMRIRRDENIERLQENKKERLT from the coding sequence TTGATAATTCAAGGCTTATTACTGAAATTTTCACGAAGATATTTCCGTGCAATCACAATTTGGATATCTGTATTTACATTATTATTCTATCTATGGTTAGACTCACAAAGATGGTCTTATATAAATGGTTTCTCGTCAAAGAATGAACAAGGTAGACAAAAAGTTAGAGCCAAGTGGTTAACAAGAAAATTAATTAATCTAGGCTCTGCATTTATAAAGCTTGGGCAATTAATTTCAGCAAGACCTGATGTATTACCAAGAAACTGGATTATAGAGCTGGCAGATTTACAAGATCGAGTTCCACCTTTTGGTTTTGAAAAAACACAAGAAATCATAGAAAAAGAACTTGGCGATCGTTGCAAGGAGATCATTGATATTGATAAGAAGCCACTTGCAGCAGCTTCAATAGCGCAAGTTCATAAAGCATGCCTAAGCAGTGGGCGCAAAGTAATTTTCAAAGTACAGAGACCTGGATTAGAAGGCTTATTCAAACTTGATCTCGAAATAATGCAACAAGTAGCAGGTTTCTTGCAAAAAAATAAATCTTTTAGCAAAGGAAGAGATTGGGTTGCCATGGCAAAAGAATGTAAAAAGGTTTTATTAAAAGAACTTGATTTCAAAATAGAGGCTCAATATGCAGCAAGGTTCCGTCAACAATTCTTAGATGAGCCGAAAATCAAGGTTCCAGGCGTTGTATGGGAACTAAGTACAAAAAAAGTTCTTTGCTTGGATTATCTTCCAGGGATCAAAATAAATGATCAGTCAGAACTAAGAAATAACAATATCGACCCTTCAAAGATCGCCGAGCTAGGTGCATCTAGTTACTTAAAGCAACTTATTCAATTCGGTTTTTTCCATGCAGATCCTCATCCTGGGAATCTTGCAGTCGCATCAGATGGTTCTCTCATCTTCTATGACTTTGGGATGATGGGAATGCTTTCAACTAGGCTAACAAATAGGATTGGAAGCATGGTAAGAGCTGCAGCGCTTCAAGATGCACCTCAGCTTGTCAAAGAATTGCAAGATGCTGGCTTGCTCGCCAAAGGAATCGATTTAGGTCCTGTTAGACGGTTGATTCGAATAATGTTAAAAGAAAGGCTTACTCCACCATTCGACTCAAAGACAATTGAAAAACTATCTGTAGACCTTTATGAATTAGTTTATGGACAGCCATTTAGATTGCCTGTTGAGTTAATTTTTGTCATGAGAGCTCTGTCTACTTTTGAAGGAGTAGGAAGAAGTCTCGATCCAAGCTTTAATCTAATAGCAATAACAAAGCCATACCTAATTCCTCTAATGACTTCAAACAATTCCAACTCTAATGATTTAATAAATGAAATAGGTAGACAGTTTGGAGAGATAGGTAGCAAAGCAGTAGGCCTACCTAAACGGCTAGATGAAAATCTCGAAAGACTAGAGCAAGGTGACCTCCAACTACAAATAAGGCTAGGTGAATCGGATAGACAGCTTAGGCGAATGATTATTGCTCAACAATCAATGGGACAATCAATACTATTAGGTTGTCTTGGTATATCTGCTGCACTTTTAGGGTCCAACGGTAAAAATATCTTCGCGTTATTCCCTATAGCTATAGCTTTACCAATTACTTTGAAATGGTTAAGGCTACAAATGAGAATAAGAAGAGATGAGAATATTGAAAGGCTTCAGGAAAATAAAAAAGAAAGGCTAACTTAA